In Cnuibacter physcomitrellae, a genomic segment contains:
- a CDS encoding cation diffusion facilitator family transporter, producing the protein MSGHSHTHDASSTGVHRKRIAIALAITSTIFVAEVFGSIITGSLALLIDAAHMLTDLLGLTMALVAAALAGRPASSKRTWGFARAEVLAAMAQATVLLAVGLFVFVEGVQRLFAPPEIASGELIIFGAIGLAANIASLLVLSGSRTGNLNLRAAFLEVLNDALGSVAVIVGAVVIMLTGFTQADAIAAMLIGALIIPRTLKLLKETIDVLLESTPAGLNLDDVREHILQLPHVAGVHDLHASQVATGLPVISAHVVVRDECFQDGHAPQILNSLQACVADHFNVAIDHSTFQLEPVSHQEHEQALHA; encoded by the coding sequence ATGTCCGGTCACAGCCACACGCATGATGCCTCCTCGACCGGTGTCCACCGGAAGCGGATCGCCATCGCCCTGGCCATCACGTCGACGATCTTCGTCGCGGAGGTCTTCGGGTCGATCATCACCGGCAGCCTGGCGCTGCTGATCGATGCCGCGCACATGCTCACCGACCTCCTGGGCCTGACGATGGCTCTGGTAGCAGCAGCCCTGGCGGGTAGGCCGGCATCCTCCAAGCGGACGTGGGGTTTTGCTCGAGCGGAGGTCCTCGCGGCTATGGCCCAGGCGACGGTGCTGCTCGCCGTGGGACTCTTTGTCTTCGTCGAGGGAGTTCAGCGTCTATTCGCTCCGCCCGAGATCGCATCAGGCGAGCTGATCATCTTCGGCGCGATAGGGCTGGCTGCGAACATCGCATCCCTGCTGGTGCTGTCGGGCAGCCGAACGGGCAACCTCAACCTCAGGGCGGCGTTCCTGGAGGTTCTCAACGACGCTCTTGGATCGGTTGCGGTCATCGTCGGCGCCGTGGTCATCATGCTCACTGGCTTCACTCAAGCCGACGCAATCGCGGCGATGCTGATCGGTGCCCTGATTATCCCGCGCACTCTCAAGCTGCTGAAGGAGACCATCGATGTGCTCTTGGAGTCCACGCCGGCGGGTTTGAACCTCGACGACGTCCGCGAACACATCTTGCAGCTGCCTCACGTCGCGGGCGTACATGACCTGCATGCCAGCCAGGTCGCGACCGGCCTGCCCGTCATCAGTGCCCACGTCGTGGTCCGGGACGAGTGCTTCCAAGACGGTCACGCGCCCCAGATCCTGAACAGCCTGCAGGCGTGCGTCGCCGATCACTTCAACGTCGCGATCGATCACTCCACCTTCCAGCTTGAACCCGTCAGTCACCAAGAACACGAACAGGCCCTTCACGCCTAG
- a CDS encoding DsbA family protein, whose amino-acid sequence MIIVLVAIFLAIATALTVIFVSVGNSIDDRTPAAAPSGGVQVTRENSHVLDSVPDAKVTLVEFLDFECEVCGAFYPYVEQLREQYAGQITFVTRYFPIPSHQNSMNAAVAVEAAAQQGMFEEMYQKMFQNQKAWGERQDSQAALFRTYAEALGLDMAAYDAAVADPQTQQRVQQDFDDGVALGVEGTPTFFLNGQKMTIDSFDDFTAQIDAALAQ is encoded by the coding sequence GTGATCATCGTCCTCGTCGCCATCTTCCTCGCCATCGCAACAGCACTGACGGTCATCTTCGTCAGCGTCGGCAACAGCATCGACGACCGCACACCCGCCGCCGCACCGAGCGGCGGAGTGCAGGTCACTCGAGAGAACAGTCACGTCCTCGACAGCGTCCCTGACGCCAAGGTCACTCTGGTCGAGTTCCTCGACTTCGAATGCGAGGTGTGTGGTGCGTTCTACCCGTACGTGGAGCAGCTACGTGAGCAATACGCGGGGCAGATCACGTTCGTCACCCGCTACTTCCCCATCCCCTCCCACCAGAACTCAATGAACGCCGCGGTCGCCGTCGAGGCGGCCGCCCAGCAGGGAATGTTCGAGGAGATGTACCAGAAGATGTTCCAGAACCAGAAGGCCTGGGGGGAACGACAGGACTCCCAGGCCGCCCTGTTCCGCACCTACGCCGAGGCGCTCGGTCTGGACATGGCCGCATACGACGCTGCCGTCGCTGATCCGCAGACCCAGCAACGCGTCCAGCAGGACTTCGACGACGGTGTTGCGCTCGGAGTGGAAGGCACCCCGACGTTCTTCCTCAACGGCCAGAAAATGACCATCGACAGCTTCGACGACTTCACCGCCCAGATCGATGCCGCGCTGGCCCAATAG
- a CDS encoding signal peptidase II, whose translation MVKRNLYYGGMVETNAGQTDLQRRDRARLLLVAGVVIAAAIAIDQGTKLWAVSSLTGASRIDLVGGLFGLELVYNSGMSFSLGQGMTPVITAFAVLVSAVLLVGIVRTRSLWLAVGMGLVVGGAVGNVIDRIRLEPGWGSGPVIDFLAYATWFIGNVADIWVFLGVVIGAGGYLRVRSARPSSSTAGEPIN comes from the coding sequence ATGGTTAAGCGCAATCTGTACTATGGGGGCATGGTCGAGACAAACGCGGGACAGACAGATCTTCAGCGTCGCGACAGGGCTCGCTTGCTGCTGGTCGCGGGGGTTGTCATCGCCGCGGCCATCGCGATCGATCAGGGAACGAAGCTGTGGGCGGTGTCCTCGCTCACTGGAGCCAGCCGGATTGACCTCGTGGGTGGGCTCTTCGGGCTGGAGTTGGTCTACAACTCAGGCATGTCCTTCTCTCTCGGGCAAGGCATGACGCCGGTGATCACGGCCTTCGCCGTACTCGTCTCAGCCGTGCTCCTCGTGGGAATCGTCCGAACTCGATCGCTGTGGCTCGCGGTCGGAATGGGTCTGGTCGTCGGAGGCGCGGTGGGGAACGTCATCGACCGAATCCGCCTCGAGCCGGGCTGGGGATCGGGACCCGTCATCGATTTCTTGGCATACGCGACCTGGTTCATCGGCAACGTGGCGGACATCTGGGTGTTCCTCGGCGTCGTCATCGGAGCCGGGGGATATCTCCGCGTCCGCTCCGCGCGACCGAGCTCGAGTACCGCGGGCGAGCCGATCAACTAG
- a CDS encoding calcium:proton antiporter produces MTLTRILRLWTLALPVLALLGLLLTWGRELPLGLVIVVGALLVGAVLAAVHHAEVVAHRVGEPFGSLVLAVAVTVIEVALIITLMAGGKPGTETLARDTAFAAVMITCNGIVGISLLLGAGRHRLVRFNAEGAGAALAVVATLTTLTLVLPRFTQSAPGGLFSGAQLAFVAVVALVLYGVFVQTQTNRHRDFFLPVDSRGRSIAESHAAPPSLRRTLISVVFLLAALVSVVGLAKGVSPVIEDGVRAVGIPNSFVGVVIALVVLLPWGWLRPGRRCVIGCRSA; encoded by the coding sequence ATGACCCTGACCCGGATCCTCCGCCTGTGGACGCTGGCGCTGCCTGTGCTGGCGCTGCTCGGCCTTCTTCTGACCTGGGGCCGGGAGCTTCCGCTGGGCCTGGTGATCGTCGTGGGCGCTCTGCTGGTGGGTGCGGTGCTGGCTGCTGTGCATCATGCCGAGGTCGTCGCGCACCGGGTGGGGGAGCCGTTCGGGTCGTTGGTGTTGGCTGTCGCGGTGACGGTGATCGAGGTGGCGTTGATCATCACCTTGATGGCGGGCGGCAAGCCGGGGACAGAGACTCTCGCGCGGGATACTGCTTTCGCTGCCGTGATGATCACCTGTAATGGCATCGTGGGGATCTCGCTGCTGTTGGGCGCGGGCCGGCACCGTCTGGTTCGCTTCAATGCGGAAGGCGCTGGAGCCGCTCTGGCGGTGGTGGCGACGTTGACGACGCTGACGTTGGTGCTGCCTCGGTTCACGCAGAGTGCGCCCGGAGGGCTGTTCAGCGGTGCTCAGTTGGCGTTCGTGGCCGTGGTCGCCCTGGTCTTGTACGGCGTCTTCGTTCAGACCCAAACTAATCGGCACCGTGACTTCTTCCTCCCGGTCGATTCCCGCGGGAGAAGCATCGCGGAGAGCCACGCGGCTCCTCCGTCGTTGCGGCGGACGCTCATCAGCGTCGTGTTCTTGCTCGCGGCTCTGGTCTCGGTGGTGGGGCTGGCTAAGGGCGTTTCTCCGGTGATCGAGGACGGGGTGCGGGCGGTGGGGATCCCGAATTCGTTCGTCGGTGTGGTCATCGCCTTGGTGGTGCTTCTGCCGTGGGGCTGGCTGCGTCCAGGGCGGCGCTGCGTGATCGGATGCAGGTCAGCTTAA
- a CDS encoding M23 family metallopeptidase produces the protein MAAPAATLTTPQDFAMGEASSAQVARDGYSVSAPKKPALAASLPTVARTADTFTNNPDSAVQWPFPVGVPISDGFGPRESPGGIGSTNHKGVDFTPGQGSPISAIADGVVRLVQRSDQGGLGVYVVIDHVIDGQPVSSWYGHMLTGSPLVEEGQAVKVGQQIGSVGNTGVSTGAHTHLEVHVNNTPVDPYAFISARN, from the coding sequence GTGGCCGCCCCTGCGGCCACGCTGACCACCCCGCAGGACTTCGCCATGGGCGAGGCAAGCTCCGCGCAGGTCGCTCGAGACGGATACAGCGTAAGCGCGCCCAAGAAACCTGCGCTTGCTGCCTCTCTACCCACAGTCGCCCGCACCGCGGATACCTTCACCAACAACCCCGACAGCGCAGTCCAGTGGCCCTTCCCCGTCGGCGTTCCCATCAGCGACGGCTTCGGACCCCGAGAATCTCCCGGCGGAATCGGCAGCACCAACCACAAGGGCGTCGACTTCACCCCCGGCCAAGGATCCCCCATCAGCGCCATCGCCGACGGGGTCGTCCGACTGGTCCAGCGCTCCGACCAAGGCGGCCTCGGCGTCTATGTCGTGATCGATCACGTCATCGACGGCCAACCGGTCAGCAGCTGGTACGGGCACATGCTCACCGGGTCACCCCTGGTCGAGGAAGGACAGGCCGTCAAAGTCGGCCAGCAGATCGGCTCGGTGGGCAACACCGGCGTCTCCACCGGCGCGCACACCCACCTCGAGGTCCACGTGAACAACACCCCCGTCGACCCTTACGCGTTCATCTCCGCACGAAATTGA
- a CDS encoding cytochrome c biogenesis CcdA family protein — protein MIPDLVFSGQLAIALPLAMLAGLVSFISPCVLPLVPGYLGYVSGSAGADPRRGRSRVLAGAALFVLGFAAVFIAYGALFGAVGAWLIQWQSVLIRVLGVIVIVMGVAFIGFIPGLQRTVRTRITPAVGLAGAPLLGVVFGLGWTPCFGPTLVAISALSMDSGSAGRGALLALAYCLGLGVPFLLLAGGVTWATRAVARARAWVRPMNIAGGIMLIILGLLMVTGLWTAVIYQLQGWIGAFTTPI, from the coding sequence ATGATCCCCGACCTGGTCTTCAGCGGGCAACTCGCCATCGCGTTGCCCCTCGCGATGCTCGCGGGACTGGTGTCCTTCATCTCCCCCTGCGTGCTGCCTCTCGTGCCCGGCTACCTCGGCTACGTCAGCGGCTCGGCCGGAGCCGACCCTCGACGAGGCCGCAGTCGGGTCCTGGCTGGCGCAGCCCTGTTCGTCCTCGGGTTCGCTGCCGTGTTCATCGCCTACGGCGCCCTGTTCGGCGCCGTAGGCGCATGGCTGATCCAGTGGCAATCGGTGCTGATCCGCGTGCTCGGAGTGATCGTCATCGTGATGGGTGTCGCGTTCATCGGATTCATCCCCGGACTGCAGCGCACCGTCCGCACCCGCATCACTCCCGCGGTCGGATTAGCCGGCGCCCCGCTCCTCGGGGTCGTGTTCGGTCTGGGCTGGACTCCCTGTTTCGGACCCACCCTGGTCGCCATCTCGGCGCTGAGCATGGACAGTGGATCCGCCGGACGCGGAGCCCTGCTGGCACTGGCCTACTGCCTAGGCCTCGGCGTACCATTCCTGCTGCTCGCCGGCGGGGTGACCTGGGCAACCCGTGCCGTGGCTCGCGCACGGGCGTGGGTGCGCCCCATGAACATCGCCGGTGGGATCATGCTGATCATCCTGGGGCTACTCATGGTCACCGGGCTGTGGACCGCCGTGATCTACCAGCTCCAAGGGTGGATCGGGGCCTTCACCACACCGATCTAA
- a CDS encoding TlpA disulfide reductase family protein — MAVVTGITAAILTLSACAPDTLSDQYRAGDDKGYIAGDGSVLEIAEPDRGEPITFTGTLDTGEVVSDGSYRGRVLVVNFWYAACAPCRLEAPDLEATYQTYRDQGVQFLGINVRDQAATAREFAATFGVTYPSIIDTDGAAQLAFAGQVAPNAVPTTLVLDREGRVAARILGRILDVSTLEALIDRVVKDPE, encoded by the coding sequence ATGGCGGTCGTGACGGGCATCACGGCCGCCATCCTCACCCTCTCCGCCTGCGCACCGGATACCCTCTCGGATCAATACCGCGCCGGCGACGACAAGGGCTATATCGCAGGAGACGGGTCCGTTCTGGAGATCGCGGAACCAGACAGAGGCGAGCCCATCACCTTCACCGGCACCCTCGACACCGGCGAGGTCGTGAGCGACGGCAGCTACCGGGGCAGGGTGCTGGTTGTGAACTTCTGGTACGCCGCCTGCGCCCCGTGCCGTCTCGAAGCCCCCGACCTAGAAGCGACCTACCAGACATACCGGGACCAGGGCGTGCAATTCCTTGGCATCAACGTCCGTGACCAGGCCGCCACCGCACGCGAGTTCGCGGCCACCTTCGGTGTCACCTACCCCTCGATCATCGACACAGACGGTGCCGCGCAACTCGCGTTCGCCGGGCAAGTCGCACCCAACGCTGTCCCCACCACCCTCGTCCTGGACAGAGAGGGACGGGTCGCGGCCCGCATCCTCGGCCGCATCCTGGACGTCTCCACCCTGGAGGCGCTCATCGATCGCGTCGTGAAAGACCCGGAATGA
- a CDS encoding ArsR/SmtB family transcription factor, translating into METLVAVNALSRFGHALSDPIRSRILVELSTGPGYPAEMSELLGVSRQRMSNHLACLRGCGLVVMVPEGRRARYELADQRLSHALEDLLGVVLSPDPEHVMPIPV; encoded by the coding sequence ATGGAGACGTTGGTGGCCGTGAATGCACTCTCACGTTTCGGTCACGCTCTCTCGGACCCGATCCGATCGCGGATCCTCGTGGAGTTGTCGACAGGGCCGGGGTATCCCGCGGAGATGTCGGAGCTCTTGGGAGTGTCGCGACAGCGGATGTCGAACCACCTGGCGTGTCTTCGTGGCTGCGGGCTGGTCGTCATGGTGCCCGAGGGTCGCCGGGCACGGTATGAACTCGCCGATCAGCGCCTGTCTCACGCTCTTGAAGACCTGCTCGGCGTGGTGCTCTCACCCGATCCCGAGCATGTGATGCCGATCCCGGTTTAG
- a CDS encoding TFIIB-type zinc ribbon-containing protein, which produces MKCPIDSTELVISERTGVEIDFCPQCRGVWLDRGELDKIIDRADRSYGTSDDISYRGRDTRDYGRRDSHGSRGDHHGDKYDGHGDRRGRSRREGFLGNLFDF; this is translated from the coding sequence ATGAAATGCCCTATCGACTCCACCGAGCTAGTGATCTCCGAGCGCACCGGCGTGGAGATCGACTTCTGCCCTCAATGCCGGGGCGTCTGGCTGGATCGCGGCGAGCTGGACAAGATCATCGACCGGGCCGATCGCTCTTACGGAACCTCCGATGACATCAGCTACCGCGGCCGGGATACCCGCGATTACGGTCGCCGGGACAGTCACGGAAGTCGCGGGGACCACCATGGCGACAAGTACGACGGACACGGGGACCGTCGAGGGCGTTCCCGCCGGGAGGGCTTCCTCGGAAACCTGTTCGACTTCTAG
- a CDS encoding cytochrome c oxidase assembly protein — MTAPTIAPRSSARLLILLSPALLAAVAIGVGVILAATTLASAPALLIDAGPVVDIALPVCRIIVDLASAVTIGALVLAATALPVTEAPYGRVLDIAAGSAALWAISALGTSVLAYMNLAGAVPWSIFGASYGQFLTEVSLGQGWLATVLSAAVLAVLGFAVRSPIGAGALAAAAFAALIPMALQGHAAGAGSHSAATSALWMHAAGAALWVGGLAVTAVVLGRMDVDRGTLLRRYSTLALACFAIVAISGLVSASLRLETPAQLVTTPYGQLLIVKIIALLLLGLAGALHRRWTIRRIQGRNRIGGLLAGLVAAELAVMGAASGVAAILARTAPPVTEELAVTASERLSGQPLPAPLEPLRFLDQWAVDPIWLTVAGFGAALYLAGMLRLRRRGDSWHPARLVAWLAGLAMLVYLTSGAPSVYGTYLFSAHMLEHMALSMLVPLLLVLGAPVTLALRAVQPRTDGSRGAREWIMTLIHSPLTTVLTHPLVTAVLFAGSTVAFYYTPLFDWAVKDPLGHQWMIAHFLIVGYLFALSMIGIDPVPYRFPYPLRLLTLLIVMAFHAFFGLALMSSTSLLLPDWYGQITEGWPIDPLEDQRSAGGIAWSVGEIPTLLLVITMITLWSRSDEREARRLDRQAARTGDADLQDYNSMLQQLTDRDRPR; from the coding sequence GTGACCGCGCCTACGATCGCACCTCGCTCGTCTGCACGGCTCCTCATTCTGCTTTCGCCTGCGCTGCTGGCCGCAGTGGCGATCGGTGTCGGAGTGATTCTGGCAGCCACGACGCTGGCATCGGCGCCAGCGCTGCTCATCGACGCAGGTCCCGTCGTCGACATCGCCCTCCCCGTCTGTCGCATCATCGTGGACCTGGCTAGCGCCGTCACGATTGGAGCGCTGGTGTTAGCCGCGACTGCATTGCCCGTGACAGAGGCACCCTATGGGCGTGTTCTCGACATCGCTGCGGGATCTGCAGCGCTGTGGGCTATCTCGGCGTTAGGGACCAGCGTCCTGGCATACATGAACCTCGCTGGCGCCGTGCCCTGGTCGATCTTCGGCGCCAGCTATGGGCAGTTCCTGACCGAAGTCAGCCTCGGACAAGGATGGTTGGCGACAGTGCTGTCCGCCGCCGTGCTCGCCGTGCTTGGATTCGCTGTCCGCTCCCCGATCGGAGCCGGCGCCCTCGCAGCCGCAGCGTTCGCCGCGCTCATCCCGATGGCGCTGCAGGGCCATGCCGCCGGCGCCGGCAGCCACTCCGCCGCGACATCGGCGCTGTGGATGCACGCGGCCGGAGCGGCGCTATGGGTGGGAGGTCTGGCGGTCACCGCCGTCGTTCTTGGACGGATGGACGTCGATCGCGGCACCCTACTTCGCAGATACTCCACGCTCGCCTTGGCCTGCTTCGCTATCGTCGCGATCTCCGGATTGGTGTCGGCGTCGCTGCGACTGGAAACGCCCGCCCAACTCGTGACCACCCCATACGGACAGTTGCTGATCGTGAAGATCATCGCGCTACTGCTGCTGGGCCTAGCAGGAGCGCTACACCGACGCTGGACCATCCGCCGGATCCAGGGACGAAACCGGATCGGGGGCCTGCTCGCCGGCCTTGTGGCCGCTGAGCTGGCGGTGATGGGCGCCGCTTCCGGGGTTGCAGCGATCTTGGCTCGCACGGCACCGCCCGTGACCGAGGAGCTCGCGGTCACGGCCTCGGAGAGACTCAGCGGCCAGCCCCTGCCCGCCCCGCTCGAGCCACTCCGATTCCTGGACCAGTGGGCTGTGGATCCGATCTGGCTGACGGTCGCTGGGTTCGGCGCCGCTCTCTACCTCGCGGGGATGCTACGACTGCGACGCCGGGGAGACAGCTGGCATCCCGCCCGGCTGGTCGCCTGGCTGGCGGGCCTGGCAATGCTGGTCTATCTGACCAGCGGCGCTCCCTCCGTGTACGGCACCTACCTGTTCTCCGCCCACATGCTCGAGCACATGGCGTTGAGCATGCTGGTTCCCCTCCTGCTCGTCCTCGGGGCGCCCGTGACGCTCGCCCTCCGAGCCGTGCAGCCGCGAACAGACGGTAGTCGCGGAGCGCGGGAGTGGATCATGACCCTCATCCACTCCCCCCTCACCACCGTGCTCACTCACCCCCTCGTCACGGCCGTGCTCTTCGCCGGTTCGACGGTGGCCTTCTACTACACTCCCCTCTTCGACTGGGCCGTCAAGGATCCGCTGGGACACCAGTGGATGATCGCGCACTTCCTCATCGTCGGATACCTCTTCGCCTTATCCATGATCGGCATCGACCCGGTCCCTTACCGATTCCCCTACCCGCTCCGACTCCTGACTCTGCTGATCGTGATGGCCTTCCACGCCTTCTTCGGCCTGGCGTTGATGTCCTCCACAAGCCTCCTGCTGCCCGACTGGTACGGACAGATCACTGAGGGTTGGCCGATCGACCCTCTGGAGGATCAGCGCTCCGCCGGGGGCATCGCGTGGAGCGTGGGAGAGATCCCCACGCTGCTACTGGTCATCACCATGATCACCCTCTGGTCTCGCTCGGATGAACGCGAAGCTCGGCGGCTAGATCGCCAGGCCGCCCGAACCGGGGACGCCGACCTGCAGGACTACAACTCCATGCTGCAGCAGCTGACCGACAGAGACCGTCCGCGATGA